The genomic interval TCATGGACCAAGGTGAAAAAACAACAGACCTCGGGCCATTGGTAGAGAGCAGCCAATGGGACACTCTTCATGAATACACCCCTGCAGCTCCGTCCAGCTCTAGCCCGTCATGCAACATCCCGGTTGTGTTGCTCGGAGGAGGACGAATGAGCATTTCGCAGCAGCGAAGCTCTGGTCCAGCGTCGGCACCACCCCCATCAATTCAGTCAATTTCCCCCCCAGCCCGAGGCCTGTCTTGTCGTGCTTGTCTGCCTCTAGTGGAAGTCTGCCGTGCCCAGGTCGTATCCGTACGCCCCCAAGGCCCCAGCTGTGTCAACCTCCTCGACCACTCGACCACACATCAACAACCCACTCCGTcgttccctctctctctatcGCTGCCGCCCAACCTCCCCTCCTAACGACGGCTCAGACGCTCTCTTCACGTCCTGCGATCTCGAAGTGAAGTTGGTATGTTGCCCTGATTTCTTCACCTCTTCTCGTCTCGTTCGTGTCAATTGTGAATTGAGGGTCTCCAGCGAGCCAAGCTCCAGTCGCGCGCTATCAACCAATCGCACCTGGGTCGGTCGGCAGAGCGACGCGGTAAACAAATCATTGGCCCCCAGCGCTGCCACTCCCTCCCACTCTGGAGCCGCAATTCCAATTGACGAACACCCCCCGGAAAACCCATCGCAAACACCCTCAAAGACGGGCCTCCCAAGCTGATACTCCTCCCTTCACCGCAGTTTCCCCCGCGATTTTCTCGATTACGTTAGCGATACCCCGGAAACTTTAGCCCACCATGTCGGTCAAGTTCGAGAAGGACACGATAAAGAAGGGTGTCGAGGAGGTCAAGAAGGGCCTCATCGGTGAACCTCTGCCCGGTACCAGCGGCAAGCATCCCATCTCCGAGGCCATCGGCACCGCCATCACCGGCGGCAAGAAAAATGCGGGATCCAAGGGCTATCTTGCGGTTCGTCCTCCAATACCTCCACTCCGTTCCGTGATACGATAGAATCGCTCGCTGCACCATGGTCGGGAGTATGGATGTGCCAGGCCGAAATGCTGACGCTGTGCAACCCAGGCCTACATCAAGCAGCTCGAGCAGAACCCTCTGCGCACCAAGATGCTCACTGCTGGAACTCTCGCCGGTGCTCAGGAGCTGATCGCATCTTTCCTCGCCAAGGACCGCAACAAGCATGGCAACTACTTCACCTCGCGTGTACCCAAGATGGCCGCCTACGGCGCCCTCGTCAGCGCGCCCCTCGGCCACTTCCTCATCTGGGCCCTGCAGAAGACCTTTGCTGGCCGCACCAGCTTGCGCGCCAAGATCCTGCAGATTATCGTCAGCAACTTGATTGTGAGTGGCATGACTTAGCGAGAGCCGTCTATAATGTGCGTGCTGACCCATCATCTGCAGATTGCGCCCATTCAAAATTCCATCTACCTTACCGCGATGGCCCTCATTGCCGGTGCCAAGACCTACCACCAGGTCCGCGCGACCGTCAAGGTTGGCTTCTGGAAGGTCATGAAGGTCAGCTGGGTCACTTCCCCGCTGTGCTTGGCCTTCGCCCAGAAGTTCCTCCCTGATCAACTCTGGGTGCCCTTCTTCAACCTGGTGTCCTTCATCATCGGCACCTACATCAACACCATCACCAAGAAGAAGCGTCTTGCTGCCCTGCGCAAGAAGCACTTCGGTGACGGCCGCTCCCCCTCCATGGGAGGTCGCCCTGAAGACTACCCCGGCCCCAAGGACTACCCTGGCCCGATGGGAGGTCCTAACCCCCCTTACTAAATGACTCTTCTATGGTGAGATGGTTGAGAGATGACAGCAAAATAACGCCCACTTGATGAGAAATCTGGTAACATCTAATACGAAAACGATATCAGTCCTTTGGGGCGGATCTCTGGAGTTGAGGGGCGTGGAGGCAGTGTGAAGATACGCGAGCTGGGAGCAAGCGGCTTGGATGGACCGCAAACGACCGCCGAATATCCCTGTACAATTTGCTTGCTTCAAATGTTGCTATCATGTTATATGTCCCATGTGTCGGTAGATAGGTTCAAATGCGCTTGGATTTTTTAAGTTCAGTATGCTTGGTATTTCTGTCCGAGGCCCATCTTCCCAGGTCTATCTTTATGCTGCATGATACGAGTTGACCCTGTATCACACGTTCTAGTGATGGATTGCCTCACTTTGTAATGGTCTCTGAATAT from Colletotrichum lupini chromosome 2, complete sequence carries:
- a CDS encoding Mpv17/PMP22 family protein, translated to MSVKFEKDTIKKGVEEVKKGLIGEPLPGTSGKHPISEAIGTAITGGKKNAGSKGYLAAYIKQLEQNPLRTKMLTAGTLAGAQELIASFLAKDRNKHGNYFTSRVPKMAAYGALVSAPLGHFLIWALQKTFAGRTSLRAKILQIIVSNLIIAPIQNSIYLTAMALIAGAKTYHQVRATVKVGFWKVMKVSWVTSPLCLAFAQKFLPDQLWVPFFNLVSFIIGTYINTITKKKRLAALRKKHFGDGRSPSMGGRPEDYPGPKDYPGPMGGPNPPY